The following DNA comes from Allobranchiibius huperziae.
GGCCGTGAAGCTGATGTTGCCCGGCCCGCCGGACTCCTTCAGGGAGCAACCGCCGCCTCCGGGGCCGGGCAGCGACGCGAGAGCGGGTGTGGACGAAGCAATCACTGCGGTGATCGCCACCGCGGTGGCGGCAGTCATCAACTGGTATTTCATAAGACCAATCCTTAGGGAGGGTGGCACAGGGTGGGATGTCGGTCGTGGCGCAATGTGCGGGCCATGACCTGCGCGGCTACTTAGTGGCCTTGGCTGAGAGGTAGATGGAATTGACGGGAGTGAAGTTGTACGGGTTCACGTATGTGTATGCCTTGACCAAGAAGCAGCTCCCGGTCCCGTTGTAGCCGGTGCACAGGTATGCGACAGCTCCGCCGGACTGGTTGTTGAAGAAGATCCGGTTGCCGGTGACGTTGGACAGGTTGTGTGCCCCGTAGTGGTAGTACGTGGTCGGAGTGCTGGATCCGTCGGTGTCACCTTTCTGGTAAAGGCAGGCGTACCCGTAGGGGCAGTGGGCATACGTTCCACCAGCGGGTGCGGCTGAGGCTGGCGACACCGATGCGGTGGAAGCGAAGACCAGGCACCCGGACGCCACCGCAGCAGAGGCAGCAGACAGCACACGTAATCTCACGATGATTCCTTTGCGGTAGAAGCGAACAGCGGAGCGAACCTTCGAGGCGGAACGAGTCAGCAGACCCTGATGGAGTTCACCGGTTCGTATCCACGACCGGAGAGCACCGGGTGGATGGTCTGACCGGTACCGGACCGGGTGTAGCTCGCCAGCGTCGAACCGCTGCCCCCGTAACCGGAGTACAGATGGGTGACTACCCCGCCGGTCTGGTTGTCGTTCTCGTAGCTGCCATAGCCGGAGGAGTCGACCCAGTTGTCGAGGTTGACCACTCCGCAGTAGGGGAACGCCAACTTGTAGAACCCGCCCGAAGACCGGGCGATGTAGGCGCACCAGTACCCGGTATTGCACTGACGGTTGCTGGAGGACTGGATGTTCGCCACCACGCTGGCGCCGATGGTTGTTCCGTTATAGGCGCCCGGTGAGACGTAGGTGGCCGAGGGTGCTGCCGCGGCCGATGCAACGGGGCTCTGCCACAGGCCGATACCGGTAACCGCCGCGACGGCGCTCACGCAGCAGGCAACGACACGTTTCTTCGTCATGTCTCTCATCTCATCGAACTCGGGCTGGGATCGACGTACGTCGATGCCGACAGGAAACACCCGGTAGGGATGACGGCAGGGTCAATCTGGACAACCCTGGACGGCTAGCGGCGTGGCCACTCCCACCGGATCCCGTGGCATCCGGCCGTTGGACTGGCGACGAACATGTGCGCTCCGTGGTGCAGGTCCAGGTCGAGCTCGCGCACCCGGTTCTCTGGGCTGTCGGGGTGCGTCAGGTAGATCTGTCGGACGTGCACCGGTAAGACCCGTTCGTCGAACTGCACCCGCAGTTCCAGTGGGGGACCTGCTGCGTCGAGCAGGCACCCGGTCTCGACCGCCGCCTCCCAGGTGGGTGTACCCGGTTCACCGAGCGCTGACCTGTAGTCCACCGCGTACTCGATGTGGTGGGTCTGACCGGCGCGAAGCCGTTGATCGAACCCGATCGGGAATGCCGCTACGTCGTTGCACACGACGGGCGCTGGGCCGGTGGTGCCGCATCCGGGCCCAGGGATCAACCGCAGCTGTGCCAGATCCAAATGAGGCGAAGGGGGCACGATCCGGAGAAGGAAGCGCGCGTCGTCCGTCTTCGCCACCACGCTTTGAACGATGTCGATGCGAAAGATGGACCGGTGCGCGTCCACATGCACCCGCTCGGAGTGCATCACCACCTGGACCTGTTCGCGACTGGTGCTGAGCGCCTCCTGCAGACCCGAGCGCCACACCGCGATATCTCCTGCCAGGCGCGTGGTGGCAGCTGAGGGTGCGCGCGAATGCGTGCCGCGCCACATCATCTCCACCCGATCACGCGCCTCGGCCAACATCCGCCATCGATTGGAGGGCAACCCCACCGCCGCCAAGATCCGGTCGAACTGCTCCGCCGGTGGCAACGATCGGCCGCGCACATAGGTGTGCAGAGTCGAACGGGGGATCCCGGCTCTACGCGATAGTCCCTCCAGGCTCAGACCAGCTCCACGACGGGCACCATCAAGGAAGTCGGCCAACTCCTGAACGGTGAAGATGGCCGCCGGGTCAGGAGACCCGCGCCCGTGGTCCACCGCCGACATCAACTCCTCCGATCTGTCCCGCGACAGTCCACCGGGACGAAGCCCGCCTGGAGCCGGACCCGGTTCTCCGGACACGGGTGGTGTGGTGATCATGCCGCCGGTGGGGCAGCTTTGTGAAGGTGTCCGAGGGCGACCCCGGGCACGTCGTGCTGGGGTCTCGGCACGCATCACCGGCCGGGAAAAGGGGCCCGCTAAGCAGCGGGATCTGTCATGGTGTCGCGGGTGTCCCGTAAGCAACAAGACTTGTCGGTGCCGGTGAGCGCGCTCCGAATCGCAGGCTTGGCCAACACCGGCAGCATCTTCCAGACGGGCCTGCAGGTGCGGGTCGTCGGCGACCTCGTCCATGCCTGGGTGCCCACCGGTTCGCGCTCCTCGCCGCCGCACTTCCACGGACGCGTGGACACGGGCAGCCGGCAGCCGTATATCCGGGGCACGGTGCGGGAGGCGTGGATGGAGGCCAACCTGCCGCGCCTGTGGTGGGGCCTGACGGTCTGGATGGTCCTCATCGCCGTCTTCGGGATCGTGACGCTGGCGCACGGGGACCGGGTGGGTCTCGCGCCGCTCCTGATCGGCATCTTCGGCGGCGTGGGGTTCGCCGGCCTCGCGGCCGTCTCATCGAGCCAGCGCGGGTCATGGTTCGACGACAAGTACGAGGAGCTGGACGACGAACTCACCCGGTGGGCCGCCACCTCGTCGTGACCACAGCGCGTCCAGCCACTTCGGGCGTAGCCGCTGACGCCGCCGTTGACGCGAGTCGACGGGTGTGTGACGGTCACGAGACCCCGATCGGTGGGGTGGGTTGCATGGAGGGAGAGGCAGATGACCGACCGGCATCCTGAAGTGAGCCCGTTCCGCTTCGGCGTCGTGACGCCGTTCGGGCCCGACGTCGCGGGCTGGACCGAGACGGTCCGCCGCATCGCCGGCCAGGGCTACTCGACAGTGCTGATGCCCGACTTCCCACGCCTGCAACCCGCCCCGGCGGCCGCGCTCGCGGTCGCTGCGACCGTCGCCGACGTGCGGGTGGGCACCTGGGTGTACGCCGCCCCGCTGCGTCGGCCGTGGCTGACAGCGTGGGAAGCCCACTCGCTGACCCTGCTCACCGCGGGCCGCTTCGAGATGGGCATCGGCGCAGGACGACCGGGCATCGAGGAGGAGCTGCGCGAGCGCGACCTGCACGTGCCGTCGCCCGGTGAACGTCTGCAGCAGATTCGCGAGACGGTCGCCGCGCTGCGCGAGCTGGACGGTGCGGACGCACACACGCCGGTCGTGACGGCGGTGACCGGGCCGAAGGCCCGCGCTCTGGCAGCCGAGATCGCCGACACGGTGACCTTCGCCATGACGCCGACCGAATCGCGAGCCTCGGTCGAAGAACGAATCCGCAGCTTCGACAGCACGCGCAAGGTCGAGCTCTCGATGCACGTCCCGGTGGTCGGCGACAGCGTGTCGCCGTTCATGGCGCCCCCGGACATCGACACCGGATCGCTGCGGGAGACCGACTCGCTCTCCTGCCTGCCGCTCGATCCCGCCGCCGCGGCCGATGAGCTGCGTCGGCGGCGCGAGGAGCTCGGCGTCTCCTACATCGCCTTCGGAGCCGACGTCGCGGACACGTTCGCACCACTTGTCGCCGAACTCGCCGGCCGCTGATCGGGGCTCGCCGCGCCGAGGACGTCCGTACGCCGAGCACTCAGCGGGCGATGCGCTCCAGGTTGGTCCAGCCGGTCCAGCCGCGAGCCTGTAGCAACGCGAGCAGCGTTCGCGCGGCGGGGACCGCGTCCAGGAAGACGGAGTCAAGCAGGGCCGCCAGGTCACGCGGCACTCTGCCGGAGGTGCTCTCCGCACCGTCGGACGCGTCGTACCAGCCCTCCAGCGCGGCGACGAGTTGGTCCGCGATCGCCGGGAGGCGGGGGTCGGTCGCGTCCCAGTCGATGGTCGCCGCCATGTCGCGGTAGAGCTCGAGGGTGGCCGGATCGTCGAGCTGCTGGTTCTTCATGGCCATGTAGAACGGCATCTGTTCCGGCAGTTGCGCGGCGACGAGGATCCAGGCGTCGCGCTCGCCGGCCACGAACCGCTCGGCGAAGCCCAGCTCGTGCAGTCTCTCGAGGTAGGCGACCGCCTCGGCCGGGAGCGCGAGGCTGTCGCCCGCGGCGAGCTGGGCGATCCGCCGCAGGTGACGCTGCCGGTCGCGGATCTCGGCCCGCAGGCGGCGGCCGACGTCCGCCACCGCCGCGGCGAACGCCTCGTCATCGGCCGAGAGCAGCTCGCGCACCCTCGCGAGCGGGACGCCGGCGTCGGCGAGCGTACGGATCCTGATGAGCTCGACCACCGCGCCCGCGTCGTAGCGCCGGTATCCGGACGCGTCCCGCTCGGGCTCGGCGAGCAGCCCCGTCGCGTGGTAGTGCCGCACCGCCCGCACCGTCACACCGGCGTACGCCGCGAGCTCGCCGATCGTCAGCATGACCCTTCTCCTCATGTGCGTCCGACCGGTCAGGTGACCCTGCTGCGGTAGGTGCGCGTCGCCAGGACGACCGCGAGGAGCAGAAGGCCGCTGCACCAGGCGAGCGCGATCCAGACGTCGTGGCCGACCGGCTGCTCGGCGTACAGGTGACGGATGGTGTTCACGATCGAGGTGACCGGCTGATGTTCGGCGAACCACCGTACCGGGCGTGGCATCCCGGAGGTCGGCACGAACGCGGAGCTGACGAACGGCAGGAAGATGAGCGGGTAGGAGAACGCGCTCGCGCCGTCGACGGACTTCGCCGTGAGGCCGGGGATGACCGCGAGCCAGGTCAGGGCGAGCGTGAAGAGCACCAGGATGCCGGTGACGGCGAGCCATGCGCCGAGGCCCGCGCCGGAGCGGAAACCCATCGCGATCGCGACCAGGACCACGAGCACCACGGAGATCGCGTTGGCGACCAGCGAGGTGAGCACATGCGCCCAGAGCATCGCGGATCGACCCACCGGCATCGACTGGATCCGTTCGGCGATGCCGCTCGACACGTCGGTGAACACCCGCAGTGCGGTGTACGCGACGCCCGACGCGATGGTGATGAGCAGGATCCCCGGCAGGAGGTAGTCCACATAGCTGCCGCCGGTGTGGATCGCCCCGCCGAAGACGTAGACGAAGAGCAGCAGCATGGCGATCGGGGTGATCGCGGTGGTGATGACCGTGTCGGGGCTGCGCAGCATGTGACGCAGCGAACGGCCCAGCAAAGCAACGGTGTTGGCGAACGAAGTCGTGTTCATGACTGGCTCCTCACGGACGCGTCGTCCCGGTGGCCGACGATGGACAGGAAGATCTCCTCGAGGGTCGGTTGCTTCTCGACGTATTCGACCTCGGCCGGTGGCAGCAGCGTCTTGAGCTCCGCGAGCGTGCCGTTCGCGATGATCCGGCCCTCGTGCAGGATGGCGATCCGATCGGCGAGGTGCTCGGCCTCGTCGAGGTACTGGGTGGTGAGCAGCACCGTGGTGCCCTGGCCGGCGAGTTCGCGCACGATCGCCCAGACGTCGAGCCTCGCCTGCGGGTCCAGGCCCGTGGTCGGCTCGTCCAGGAAGAGCACCTGCGGGTCGCCGATGAGGCTCATAGCGATGTCCAGGCGGCGGCGCATCCCGCCGGAGTAGGTCGACACGCGCCGAGTGGCGGCGTCCGTGAGGCCGAACCGTTCCAGCAGGTCGTCGGCGACGGCCCGTGGGTCCTTCATCCGGCGCAGCCGGGCGATCAGGACGAGATTCTCCCGGCCGGTCAGGATCTCGTCCACCGCAGCGAACTGCCCTGTGAGGCTGATGGATCGGCGTACGTCGGCCGCCTCGGCGCGGACGTCGTACCCGTTGACGGTGACAGCACCCTCGTCGGCCTTGAGCAGCGTCGACAGGATCCGCACGGTGGTTGTCTTGCCTGCTCCATTGGAGCCGAGCAGGGCGAAGACGGTCCCTACCGGGACGCTCAGATCGACGCCCCGGAGCACGTCATGGTCGTTGTAGGACTTGGTCAGCCCCGCGATCTCGATCGCTGTTCTCGTGGTCATGCGAGCACTGTGCAACCCTGACGCTGCGTCAAGGTCAAGCCGTCGCAGCATCGTGATGGTCGAGCTGCCCATTCCGACCTGGGTTAGCGTGTGCGGCGTGCTCGGACCGGCTCGTATCGCGTCATCGGGCCCGTGGGCATGGTCGTTCCTGATCGGGCTGTCCATCTCGATCGTGGTGAGCCTCGCGTGGTGCGCGCTGCTGGCCCGCATCCTGCACCGCCGACGTACCGGGGCCTGGAAGCCGCAGCCGGGCGGGCGTACGGCGGTGCAGCGTGCGTTTCGCCGCCACCCCGGCATCGCGCTGGCAGTCGTCACCGCGATCATCGCCGTCGCGTGCTGGGGCCCGCTGTGGCCGCCGGACCCGGCCTACCACCAGTGGCGTCTCGCGCACGGGACGGTCTACTTCACCCGGAAGGTCCGCGTCGACACGGGGCGGGAGACCGCCACCTACACCGTGGCGTCGATGGGCGACCAGAACTACGCCCTGGTCGCCAACTCCTCGCACCGGCACATCGTGTCCGGCGACTACCTGACGATGCGCTGCGAACGGGTCTCGCGACACGTCACCCCGTTCGCGTTCGAGTGCCGGGTCAGCGGCGACTCCCCGAACCCGGAGTTCGCGTCCGTCCTGCAGCAGAGCGGCATCACGCCCTGACACCACCCCCGCGGCCCACGTCCCGTCTCGAGCATCGAGACGGCTGTCTCGCGCAACGGTTCTTTAACACCGCGCCCCGAGTCGCAACACTCCCGTAACACGTTGTGCGTCCGGGTGAAACGCCGCTCCCGGACAGTGATGGCCCATGACGACCCTCTCATCACTGGCGACGGCCGATAAGCCGTTCATCGACAGCGGGAACACCGCGTGGGTGCTGGCCGCGGCCGCCCTCGTGCTGTTCATGACCCCCGGACTGGCGTTCTTCTACGGCGGCATGGTCCGCACCAAGAGCGTCCTCAACATGATGATGATGAGCTTCATCAGCATGGGCACGGTCGGCACCGTGTGGGTGCTCTGGGGCTACAGCGAGGCCTTCGGACCCGACCTGGGCGACAAGGGCCTGCTCGGCAATCCCTTCAAGGAGTTCGGACTGCACGGCGTCCTCAGCGCGATCTATGGATATACCCCCGCGTCCGGGGGCAACCCCGCCGCCGGCGGTATCCCCGGGTCGGCGTTCGTGGCGTTCCAGGTGGTCTTCGCGATCATCGCGGTGGCCCTGATCTCCGGCGCCATCGCCGACCGCGCGAAGTTCACCACCTGGACCGTGTTCACCGTCCTGTGGGCCACGCTCGTCTACTTCCCGGCAGCGCACTGGGTCTTCGCCTTCAGCGGGTACGCCGCCAAGACCGGCGGCTGGATCGCGAACGGCGGTGGATTCCTGCACGGGCACGGCGCGTACGACTTCGCCGGTGGCACTGCGATCCACATCAATGCCGGTGCGGCGGGCCTCGCCCTCGCACTCGTGCTCGGCAAGCGGATCGGCTTCGGCAAGGACCCGATGCGTCCGCACAACCTGACCCTGGTGATGCTCGGCGCGGGCATCCTGTGGTTCGGCTGGTTCGGTTTCAACGCCGGGTCCGCTCTCGGCGCCGGCACGCAGGCCGCCGGCGTCTGGGTCAACACGCTCGCCGCGACCTGCACGGCGATGCTCGGCTGGCTCATCGTGGAGAAGGTGCGCGACGGGCACCCGACCTCCCTGGGTGCCGCCTCCGGCGTCGTCGCCGGACTGGTGGCCATCACCCCGGCCTGCGCCACGGTCACCCCGGTCGGCGCCCTGATCGTGGGACTTGCCGCCGGCTCGATCTGCGCCTTCGCGGTCGGTCTGAAGTTCAAGCTCGGCTTCGACGACAGCCTCGACGTGGTCGGCGTGCACCTGGTCGGTGGTCTGGTCGGCACCCTGCTGATCGGCCTGCTCGCCAGCGTCAACAGCCCCACCGGTCTGGCCGGAATCAAGATGCAGGAGGGTCTCTTCTACGGGGGAGGTTTCCTGCAGCTGGGCGTCCAGGCGGCCGCCGCGATCAGCGTGATGATCTTCTCCTTCGTGGTCACCTACATCATCGGATTCGCCCTGGAGAAGACCATGGGCTTCCGGTTGCACGAGGATGACGAGGACGCGGGCATCGACTCCGCCGAGCACGCCGAGACCGGCTACGACCTGGGCAACCTGTTCAGCGGCCGGATGGGCGTCGGCTCGCACGCTGTCCCGCATGACGCCCGCCACCACGACGAAGAGGAAGTGAAGGCATGAAGCTGGTCACCGCCATCATCAAGCCGTTCAAGCTGGACGAGGTCAAAGAGGCCTTGGAGGCCTACGGCATCGCCGGAATGACGGTCAGCGAGTCCAGCGGGTACGGTCGCCAGCGCGGGCACAGCGAGGTCTACCGCGGCGCCGAGTACACCGTCGACTTCGTGCCCAAGGTGCGTGTCGAGGTCATCGTGGAGGACATGGACGCCGGGAGCGTCGTCGACGTGATCGTGAAGGCGGCGCAGACCGGCCGGATCGGTGACGGCAAGGTGTGGACCGTGCCGGTCGAGGACGTGGTCCGGGTGCGTACCGGGGAGAAGGGCGCCACCGCGCTCTAGACCTCCGCCCGGCAGCAGCACCGCGCACGAGATTGGCCGGCGTCCCGTCCGTCGACGGGACGCCGGCCACCCGTCCGTACGGGCGCACACGTCTGCCGCGCAACGCCGTACGTCGACGAAGGGGAGACGACCATGGGAACGATCCCGGTGGATCACACAGGCAAGCGACTGGATCTCGCGGGCACCCGCGACTTCACCCGGCCCGGAGCCGGTGAGCAGCGGCGCGCCCGGCTCGCGGCGTACGGACGGAGCTGGCTCGGCGACCTGTGGGACGAGGCGGTCGCGCCGTTGCGCGGCACCCACGACCAGGGGGTGGCCCTCGCGGCCGTCGGGAGCCTGGCCCGCGGGGACGGCGGCCCGTTGAGCGACTACGACCTCGTGCTGGTGCACGACGGTCGGTCGATGGACGCAGGGGATGTGACGGCGCTCGCGGACCGCATCTGGTATCCGGTCTGGGACGCCGGGGTGCGCCTCGATCACAGCGTGCGGACCCTGGGGGAGTGCCGCAGCGTCGCGTCGGCGGACCTGTCCGCCGCTGTCGGGATGCTCGACCTGAACTGGATCGCCGGCGACCCGCTCGTCGTGTCGGGGATCCGCACCAGCATCGCGCACGACTGGCGCGGCAACGCCCGCAAGCGCCTGCCCGAGCTGCGCGAGAGCCTCGAGGCGCGCCACCAGCGCAACGGCGACCTGACCACGGCGATCGAGCCGGACCTGAAGGAGGCGCGCGGCGGGCTGCGCGACATGACCATCCTGCGGTCCCTGACCGCGGCATGGCTCGCGGACCGGCCGCACGGCGACGTGGACGCCGCGTACGGGCGCCTGCTCGACGTGCGTGACGCGTTGCACGTGGTCACCGGCCGCGGCCGGGACCGTCTCAGCCGCGAGGACCAGGACGGGGTGGCGGCGCTGCTCGGTCACCTGGACCAGGACGCGCTGCTCACCGAGGTCGTGGAGTGCGCGAGAGCGATCAACTTCGCCCTCGACGGGACCTTCCGACGCGCCGCCCAGAGCCAGCGCGCCCGCACCCTTCGGGTGGGGCCCCGTCGGCCGGTGCTCCA
Coding sequences within:
- a CDS encoding helix-turn-helix domain-containing protein, with protein sequence MSAVDHGRGSPDPAAIFTVQELADFLDGARRGAGLSLEGLSRRAGIPRSTLHTYVRGRSLPPAEQFDRILAAVGLPSNRWRMLAEARDRVEMMWRGTHSRAPSAATTRLAGDIAVWRSGLQEALSTSREQVQVVMHSERVHVDAHRSIFRIDIVQSVVAKTDDARFLLRIVPPSPHLDLAQLRLIPGPGCGTTGPAPVVCNDVAAFPIGFDQRLRAGQTHHIEYAVDYRSALGEPGTPTWEAAVETGCLLDAAGPPLELRVQFDERVLPVHVRQIYLTHPDSPENRVRELDLDLHHGAHMFVASPTAGCHGIRWEWPRR
- a CDS encoding ABC transporter permease, which encodes MNTTSFANTVALLGRSLRHMLRSPDTVITTAITPIAMLLLFVYVFGGAIHTGGSYVDYLLPGILLITIASGVAYTALRVFTDVSSGIAERIQSMPVGRSAMLWAHVLTSLVANAISVVLVVLVAIAMGFRSGAGLGAWLAVTGILVLFTLALTWLAVIPGLTAKSVDGASAFSYPLIFLPFVSSAFVPTSGMPRPVRWFAEHQPVTSIVNTIRHLYAEQPVGHDVWIALAWCSGLLLLAVVLATRTYRSRVT
- a CDS encoding MerR family transcriptional regulator, producing MLTIGELAAYAGVTVRAVRHYHATGLLAEPERDASGYRRYDAGAVVELIRIRTLADAGVPLARVRELLSADDEAFAAAVADVGRRLRAEIRDRQRHLRRIAQLAAGDSLALPAEAVAYLERLHELGFAERFVAGERDAWILVAAQLPEQMPFYMAMKNQQLDDPATLELYRDMAATIDWDATDPRLPAIADQLVAALEGWYDASDGAESTSGRVPRDLAALLDSVFLDAVPAARTLLALLQARGWTGWTNLERIAR
- a CDS encoding ammonium transporter, which encodes MTTLSSLATADKPFIDSGNTAWVLAAAALVLFMTPGLAFFYGGMVRTKSVLNMMMMSFISMGTVGTVWVLWGYSEAFGPDLGDKGLLGNPFKEFGLHGVLSAIYGYTPASGGNPAAGGIPGSAFVAFQVVFAIIAVALISGAIADRAKFTTWTVFTVLWATLVYFPAAHWVFAFSGYAAKTGGWIANGGGFLHGHGAYDFAGGTAIHINAGAAGLALALVLGKRIGFGKDPMRPHNLTLVMLGAGILWFGWFGFNAGSALGAGTQAAGVWVNTLAATCTAMLGWLIVEKVRDGHPTSLGAASGVVAGLVAITPACATVTPVGALIVGLAAGSICAFAVGLKFKLGFDDSLDVVGVHLVGGLVGTLLIGLLASVNSPTGLAGIKMQEGLFYGGGFLQLGVQAAAAISVMIFSFVVTYIIGFALEKTMGFRLHEDDEDAGIDSAEHAETGYDLGNLFSGRMGVGSHAVPHDARHHDEEEVKA
- a CDS encoding LLM class flavin-dependent oxidoreductase, with protein sequence MTDRHPEVSPFRFGVVTPFGPDVAGWTETVRRIAGQGYSTVLMPDFPRLQPAPAAALAVAATVADVRVGTWVYAAPLRRPWLTAWEAHSLTLLTAGRFEMGIGAGRPGIEEELRERDLHVPSPGERLQQIRETVAALRELDGADAHTPVVTAVTGPKARALAAEIADTVTFAMTPTESRASVEERIRSFDSTRKVELSMHVPVVGDSVSPFMAPPDIDTGSLRETDSLSCLPLDPAAAADELRRRREELGVSYIAFGADVADTFAPLVAELAGR
- a CDS encoding ABC transporter ATP-binding protein → MTTRTAIEIAGLTKSYNDHDVLRGVDLSVPVGTVFALLGSNGAGKTTTVRILSTLLKADEGAVTVNGYDVRAEAADVRRSISLTGQFAAVDEILTGRENLVLIARLRRMKDPRAVADDLLERFGLTDAATRRVSTYSGGMRRRLDIAMSLIGDPQVLFLDEPTTGLDPQARLDVWAIVRELAGQGTTVLLTTQYLDEAEHLADRIAILHEGRIIANGTLAELKTLLPPAEVEYVEKQPTLEEIFLSIVGHRDDASVRSQS
- a CDS encoding P-II family nitrogen regulator, coding for MKLVTAIIKPFKLDEVKEALEAYGIAGMTVSESSGYGRQRGHSEVYRGAEYTVDFVPKVRVEVIVEDMDAGSVVDVIVKAAQTGRIGDGKVWTVPVEDVVRVRTGEKGATAL